The Streptomyces sp. NL15-2K genome contains a region encoding:
- a CDS encoding glycoside hydrolase domain-containing protein — MADEMVRKAQQFINGAYGGKLGIDRIPETGVTGWPMMFALTRALQYELGITSLSDTFGPTTLSTLTSKYPALNSGTVPSQNFAKIIQSALYCKGYDGGDIDGTYNSRVVASITKLKQNMGVDFVYPGGNLVPKVFKGLLNMDAYVTVNGGTETIRAVQRWLNGQYVNRRDFFIIPADGNHSRDVAKSMLFAVQYEIGMADGTANGVFGPGTQSGLKSHTVATGDSGPWVQLFSAGMVLNQRPVAFTSTFTSALASAVSAFQSFVKLPVTGTGNFSTWASLLVSYGDQSRKGEACDGVTRITPDRAAALKAEGIKYVGRYLTNPTGGQPFEKAIQEGELQTIAQNGLRCFPIYQTFGRDAADFNYIAGRTAGQAAVNAALDHGFKAGTRIFFAVDFDALDQDITSSVLPHFKGIQDAIADDGNRYAIGVYGPRNVCTRVAEAGHSTASFVSDMSSGFSGNFGYPLPTDWAYDQIVTRWVGSGSGAIEIDNNIASGRDSGQGSFNPPRAMKPDVRLDSSVITAMMTDVGKYMESLGYPLDGGTRSYQHWKCFQSTVVDHDEVITNLSNKYNMRKALIQTSAYWEMRHIEPLDEAAWEAVILAYNTTGQFIRDTSTGIAKQRAVTLVGAWNHCLSKGYVTGRPILDVSKDADKYSIWKKAYDDEEFALTSVAMIHMWDIDGKPGGDDDSAAMRSPRLNYNDLEIYDILRRYQGPDEPAFTEAKKRMGLYYVMEKYNSISRHS, encoded by the coding sequence ATGGCTGATGAGATGGTCCGCAAAGCACAGCAGTTCATCAATGGCGCCTACGGAGGAAAGCTCGGCATCGACCGAATCCCCGAAACCGGGGTGACAGGCTGGCCGATGATGTTCGCCCTCACGCGCGCCCTTCAGTACGAACTCGGCATCACGAGCCTGTCGGACACGTTCGGCCCCACCACGCTGTCCACGCTCACGTCGAAGTATCCGGCCCTCAACAGCGGCACGGTGCCGTCCCAGAACTTCGCCAAGATCATCCAGTCCGCTCTTTATTGCAAGGGCTACGACGGCGGTGATATCGACGGGACTTACAACTCCCGTGTGGTGGCTTCGATCACAAAGCTGAAGCAGAACATGGGCGTGGACTTCGTCTACCCCGGCGGCAACCTGGTGCCGAAGGTGTTCAAGGGCCTGCTCAACATGGACGCCTACGTCACCGTCAACGGCGGCACGGAGACCATCCGAGCCGTGCAGAGATGGCTGAACGGGCAGTACGTCAACCGAAGAGATTTCTTCATCATCCCGGCCGACGGAAACCATTCGCGTGACGTTGCCAAGTCCATGCTCTTTGCCGTCCAGTATGAGATCGGCATGGCCGACGGCACGGCCAACGGCGTCTTCGGCCCGGGTACCCAGAGCGGACTGAAGAGCCACACCGTAGCCACCGGCGACTCCGGCCCGTGGGTTCAACTGTTCTCCGCCGGCATGGTCCTCAACCAGCGGCCCGTGGCCTTCACTTCCACCTTCACCAGTGCCCTCGCCTCGGCCGTCTCCGCCTTCCAGTCGTTCGTGAAACTCCCCGTCACCGGTACCGGGAACTTCTCGACTTGGGCCTCCCTCTTGGTCTCCTACGGCGACCAGTCCCGCAAGGGCGAGGCGTGCGATGGCGTCACGAGGATCACACCGGACCGCGCCGCCGCGCTGAAGGCCGAGGGCATCAAGTACGTCGGGCGCTACCTCACAAACCCCACTGGAGGCCAACCTTTCGAGAAGGCGATCCAGGAGGGCGAGCTGCAGACCATCGCCCAGAACGGCCTGCGCTGCTTCCCGATCTACCAGACGTTCGGCCGTGACGCCGCCGACTTCAACTACATCGCCGGTCGGACCGCCGGGCAGGCCGCTGTCAACGCGGCGCTGGACCACGGCTTCAAGGCGGGCACGCGGATCTTCTTCGCCGTGGACTTCGACGCCCTCGACCAGGACATCACCTCAAGCGTCCTGCCCCACTTCAAGGGCATCCAGGACGCGATAGCCGACGACGGCAACCGGTATGCGATCGGTGTGTACGGTCCGCGCAACGTGTGTACGCGCGTCGCCGAAGCAGGCCACTCCACCGCGTCGTTCGTCTCCGACATGTCGTCCGGCTTCTCCGGCAACTTCGGCTACCCGCTGCCGACCGACTGGGCCTACGACCAGATCGTCACCCGTTGGGTCGGCTCCGGATCCGGAGCGATAGAGATCGACAACAACATCGCCTCCGGCCGCGACAGCGGCCAGGGTTCCTTCAACCCGCCGCGCGCCATGAAACCCGACGTCCGCCTCGACTCGTCGGTGATCACGGCGATGATGACCGACGTCGGCAAGTACATGGAATCCCTCGGCTATCCGCTCGACGGCGGTACCAGGAGCTATCAGCACTGGAAGTGCTTCCAGTCGACCGTGGTGGATCACGACGAAGTCATCACGAATCTGTCGAACAAGTACAACATGCGCAAAGCGCTGATCCAGACGTCGGCGTACTGGGAGATGCGGCACATCGAACCGCTTGACGAAGCTGCCTGGGAAGCTGTGATCCTCGCGTACAACACGACGGGCCAGTTCATCAGGGACACGTCCACGGGGATCGCCAAGCAGAGAGCCGTCACTCTTGTCGGTGCCTGGAACCACTGTCTCAGCAAGGGCTACGTGACCGGGCGGCCGATTCTCGATGTCTCCAAGGACGCCGACAAGTACTCCATCTGGAAAAAGGCATACGACGACGAAGAGTTCGCGCTCACCAGCGTCGCCATGATCCACATGTGGGACATCGACGGGAAGCCCGGCGGAGACGACGACTCGGCTGCGATGAGGTCTCCGCGTCTGAACTACAACGACCTTGAGATCTATGACATCCTGCGCCGCTACCAGGGCCCTGACGAGCCCGCGTTCACCGAGGCGAAGAAGAGGATGGGGCTGTACTACGTAATGGAGAAGTACAACTCGATCTCCCGGCACTCATAA
- a CDS encoding SpoIIE family protein phosphatase has product MDSTRVTEQPTSFERPQTGADPADPRGALVRTSTPPAPYDGAGTPAPGACAGALPPQARAGETPPSGPGTTTPGPTTPSAATPSTTTSSGKDTRPVGTDPEHSQPAAAAEPATHRPRPVPETIPAQPGTEQDRSSQDGAGGPERRSGQGLPPGRPTPMRRDGDRLRFVGAATRRIARGIDLDEIVMGLCRATVPTFSDAILVYLRDPLPVGDERPVGPLVLRLRRTDRLRPIGDGTEERDTDGGFTSPFQPEPAEISDLDTVGTELCEVRPGSALAEVLRGVRPVFTDTPAAHAALPELLGEGGEFVVPSGQRAILAPLRGRRRVIGAALFLRRPDRLAFEPDDLLVAAQLATHSALGIDKAVLYGREAYIADELQRTMLPETLPRPTGVRLASRYLPAAETARVGGDWYDAIPLPGSRVALVVGDVMGHSMTSAAIMGQLRTTAQTLAGLDLPPQEVLHHLDEQAQRLGTDRMATCLYAVYDPVSHRITIANAGHPPPVLLHLGGEAEVLRVPPGAPIGVGGVDFEAVELDAPAGATLLLYTDGLVESRLRDVWTGIEQLREKLEATARLTGPDHPPPLEALCDEVLDMLGPGDRDDDIALLAARFDGIAPSDVAYWFLEPEDAAPGRARRLARRALSRWGMEELTDSVELLVSEVVTNAVRYASRPITLRLLRTDVLRCEVGDDVPQLPRLRQARATDEGGRGLYLVNRLARRWGATRLSTGKVVWFELNRT; this is encoded by the coding sequence ATGGATTCGACACGCGTGACGGAGCAGCCGACCTCCTTCGAGCGCCCCCAGACGGGCGCCGACCCCGCGGATCCCCGCGGGGCGCTCGTGCGTACCTCGACTCCGCCCGCCCCGTACGACGGTGCCGGTACGCCTGCGCCGGGCGCGTGCGCCGGCGCTTTACCGCCACAGGCGCGCGCCGGCGAGACACCGCCTTCCGGGCCCGGAACGACGACGCCGGGTCCGACGACGCCCAGCGCGGCGACACCCAGCACCACGACATCGAGCGGTAAGGACACCAGACCCGTCGGTACCGACCCCGAGCACTCCCAGCCCGCCGCCGCCGCGGAGCCCGCCACCCACCGTCCGCGGCCCGTCCCCGAGACCATCCCGGCCCAGCCGGGCACCGAGCAGGACCGGTCGTCCCAGGACGGCGCCGGCGGCCCGGAGCGCCGTAGCGGACAGGGGCTGCCGCCCGGCCGGCCCACGCCGATGCGGCGGGACGGGGACCGGCTGCGGTTCGTGGGCGCCGCGACCCGGCGGATCGCCCGGGGCATCGACCTCGACGAGATCGTGATGGGGCTGTGCCGGGCCACCGTGCCGACCTTCTCGGACGCGATCCTCGTCTATCTGCGCGACCCGCTGCCGGTCGGCGACGAGCGGCCCGTCGGTCCGCTCGTGCTGCGACTGCGGCGCACCGACCGGCTGCGTCCGATCGGGGACGGGACGGAGGAGCGGGACACCGACGGCGGGTTCACCTCCCCGTTCCAGCCGGAGCCGGCGGAGATCTCGGACCTCGACACGGTCGGCACCGAGCTGTGCGAGGTACGGCCCGGCAGCGCGCTCGCCGAGGTGCTGCGCGGGGTGCGTCCCGTCTTCACGGACACGCCGGCCGCGCACGCCGCGCTGCCCGAACTCCTGGGCGAGGGTGGCGAATTCGTCGTACCGAGCGGGCAGCGCGCCATCCTGGCCCCGCTGCGCGGCCGACGCCGGGTGATCGGGGCCGCGCTGTTCCTGCGCCGCCCGGACCGCCTGGCCTTCGAGCCCGACGACCTGCTCGTCGCCGCCCAGCTCGCCACACACAGCGCGCTCGGCATCGACAAGGCGGTGCTGTACGGCCGCGAGGCGTACATCGCCGACGAGCTCCAGCGCACCATGCTGCCCGAGACCCTGCCCCGGCCCACGGGCGTACGGCTGGCCTCCCGCTATCTGCCCGCCGCCGAGACCGCGCGGGTCGGCGGCGACTGGTACGACGCCATCCCGCTGCCCGGCAGCCGTGTGGCGCTGGTGGTGGGCGATGTCATGGGGCACTCCATGACGTCCGCCGCGATCATGGGGCAGCTCCGGACGACCGCGCAGACGCTCGCCGGCCTCGACCTGCCGCCGCAGGAGGTGCTGCACCACCTCGACGAGCAGGCCCAGCGCCTCGGCACCGACCGCATGGCGACCTGCCTGTACGCCGTCTACGACCCGGTCTCGCACCGCATCACCATCGCCAACGCCGGCCATCCCCCGCCGGTCCTGCTGCACCTGGGCGGCGAGGCCGAGGTGCTGCGGGTGCCGCCGGGCGCGCCGATCGGTGTCGGCGGCGTCGACTTCGAAGCCGTGGAGCTGGACGCGCCCGCCGGGGCCACCCTGCTCCTCTACACGGACGGGCTGGTCGAGTCGCGGCTGCGGGACGTGTGGACCGGGATAGAGCAGCTGCGCGAGAAGCTGGAAGCGACCGCACGGCTGACCGGTCCCGATCATCCGCCGCCGCTGGAAGCGCTCTGCGACGAGGTCCTCGACATGCTCGGCCCGGGCGACCGGGACGACGACATCGCGCTGCTCGCCGCCCGCTTCGACGGGATCGCGCCGAGTGACGTGGCGTACTGGTTCCTGGAGCCGGAGGACGCGGCGCCCGGCCGGGCGCGGCGGCTGGCGCGGCGGGCGCTGTCCCGCTGGGGCATGGAGGAGCTCACCGACTCCGTGGAGCTGCTGGTGAGCGAGGTCGTGACGAACGCGGTCCGGTACGCGTCGCGGCCGATCACGTTGCGATTGCTGCGGACCGACGTGCTGCGGTGCGAAGTCGGCGACGACGTGCCGCAGTTGCCGCGGCTGCGGCAGGCTCGGGCTACGGATGAGGGCGGGCGTGGGTTGTATTTGGTGAATCGGCTGGCTCGGCGGTGGGGGGCCACTCGGTTGAGTACCGGGAAGGTGGTTTGGTTCGAGCTGAATCGGACTTAA
- a CDS encoding DUF402 domain-containing protein, giving the protein MADGGAVRAEVEAGGSAVFWAPGSQILWRYRENGGARFHIARPVTVVRDDSEVLAVWMAPGTECVKPVLADGTPVHVEPLETRYTKPRTVQRDRWFGTGVLKLARPGEPWSVWLFWEPGWQFKNWYVNLEEPLARWDGGVDSEDHFLDITVDPDRSWHWRDEDEFAQAQRDGLMNAQLARKVREAGRSAVDVIRGWGPPFSDGWQHWRPDPSWVVPPLPEDWDRTPAHMSS; this is encoded by the coding sequence ATGGCGGACGGTGGAGCGGTGAGAGCCGAAGTGGAAGCAGGCGGGTCGGCGGTGTTCTGGGCGCCCGGGAGTCAGATCCTGTGGCGTTACCGGGAGAACGGTGGCGCGCGCTTCCACATCGCGCGTCCGGTCACCGTCGTCCGGGACGACAGTGAGGTGCTCGCCGTGTGGATGGCTCCCGGCACCGAGTGTGTGAAGCCCGTGCTCGCCGACGGCACTCCCGTGCACGTCGAGCCGCTGGAGACCCGTTACACCAAGCCGCGGACCGTGCAGCGCGACCGGTGGTTCGGGACAGGCGTGCTGAAGCTCGCGCGGCCCGGTGAGCCGTGGTCGGTGTGGTTGTTCTGGGAACCGGGCTGGCAGTTCAAGAACTGGTATGTCAATCTCGAGGAGCCCCTGGCCCGTTGGGACGGGGGCGTCGACTCCGAGGACCACTTCCTCGACATCACCGTCGACCCGGACCGCAGTTGGCACTGGCGGGACGAGGACGAGTTCGCGCAGGCCCAGCGGGACGGCCTGATGAACGCTCAACTGGCCCGGAAGGTAAGGGAGGCGGGCCGATCCGCGGTGGACGTGATCCGCGGCTGGGGGCCGCCGTTCTCGGACGGCTGGCAGCACTGGCGCCCGGATCCGTCCTGGGTGGTACCGCCCCTGCCGGAAGACTGGGATCGTACGCCCGCGCATATGTCCTCGTGA
- a CDS encoding class II fumarate hydratase codes for MSDYRIEHDSMGEVRVPADAKWRAQTQRAVENFPISGQRVERAHIEALARIKGAAAKVNAQLGVLDKDIAEAIQEAAAEVAEGRWDEHFPVDVFQTGSGTSSNMNTNEVIATLATERLGRDVHPNDHVNASQSSNDVFPSSIHIAATAAVTRDLVPALEHLAGSLERKAEEFTDVVKSGRTHLMDATPVTLGQEFGGYAAQVRYGIERLHASLPRLAELPLGGTAVGTGINTPPGFSAAVIGEVARVTGLRLTEARDHFEAQGARDGIVETSGQLRTIAVGLTKIANDLRWMASGPRTGLAEISLPDLQPGSSIMPGKVNPVVPEAVLMVSAQVIGNDATVTTAGAAGNFELNVMLPVIAKNVLESVRLLANVTRLLADRTVDGIVAHRERAREYAESSPSVVTPLNKYIGYEEAAKVAKKALAERKTIRQVVVEGGYVERGDLTVEQLDEALDVLRMTHP; via the coding sequence ATGAGCGACTACCGCATCGAGCACGACTCCATGGGCGAGGTACGCGTCCCGGCGGACGCCAAGTGGCGTGCGCAGACCCAGCGAGCCGTGGAGAACTTCCCCATCTCCGGTCAGCGCGTCGAGCGCGCCCACATCGAGGCACTCGCCCGGATCAAGGGGGCGGCGGCGAAGGTCAACGCACAACTCGGCGTGCTCGACAAGGACATCGCCGAGGCCATCCAGGAGGCGGCGGCCGAGGTCGCCGAGGGGCGGTGGGACGAGCACTTCCCCGTGGACGTGTTCCAGACCGGGTCCGGGACCTCGTCCAACATGAACACCAACGAGGTCATCGCCACCCTCGCCACCGAGCGGCTGGGGCGGGACGTGCACCCCAACGACCACGTCAACGCCTCGCAGTCGTCCAACGACGTCTTCCCGTCCTCCATCCACATCGCGGCCACGGCCGCCGTCACCCGGGACCTCGTCCCGGCGCTGGAGCACCTCGCGGGGTCACTGGAGCGCAAGGCCGAGGAGTTCACGGACGTCGTGAAGTCGGGGCGGACCCATCTCATGGACGCCACCCCGGTGACCCTGGGGCAGGAGTTCGGCGGGTACGCGGCCCAGGTCCGCTACGGCATCGAGCGGCTCCACGCCTCCCTCCCCCGCCTCGCCGAACTGCCCCTGGGCGGTACGGCCGTCGGCACCGGCATCAACACCCCGCCCGGCTTCTCCGCCGCCGTCATCGGCGAAGTCGCCCGCGTCACCGGGCTGCGGCTCACCGAGGCGCGCGACCACTTCGAGGCGCAGGGCGCCCGGGACGGGATCGTCGAGACCAGCGGACAGCTGCGGACCATCGCGGTCGGACTGACGAAGATCGCCAACGATCTGCGGTGGATGGCCTCCGGCCCCAGGACCGGGCTCGCCGAGATCAGCCTCCCCGACCTCCAGCCCGGTTCCTCGATCATGCCCGGCAAGGTCAACCCGGTCGTCCCGGAAGCCGTCCTCATGGTGTCCGCGCAGGTCATCGGCAACGACGCCACCGTCACCACGGCCGGCGCCGCCGGCAACTTCGAGCTCAACGTCATGCTGCCGGTCATCGCCAAGAACGTGCTCGAGTCCGTCCGGCTGCTCGCCAACGTCACCCGGCTGCTCGCCGACCGGACCGTCGACGGGATCGTCGCCCACCGGGAGCGGGCCCGCGAGTACGCCGAGTCGTCGCCCTCCGTCGTGACGCCGCTCAACAAGTACATCGGGTACGAGGAGGCCGCGAAGGTCGCCAAGAAGGCGCTGGCCGAACGGAAGACGATCCGCCAGGTCGTCGTGGAAGGCGGCTATGTCGAGCGCGGCGACCTCACCGTCGAGCAGCTCGACGAGGCGCTGGATGTCCTGCGGATGACGCACCCGTGA
- a CDS encoding HAMP domain-containing sensor histidine kinase — MTDLAPAKRSAGIFGHHPLRSIRARLLGRMLMLVGLTLASITGAESFILTARLNERVDRELAHDVDAFRSFATESAGGAGPVPGGVRALFLSYLQGHIPEHGQTLITLVDGRPFRRSAEEPPARLDIDRALMARAAAVRTPSYADAHSAAGSVRYVAVPVAVADDPARGVLVIATFTQQERGHINESIRTQIYLGLGAVLLSACVGWIFSTRIVAPLRILRDTARSIHESDITRRIPVQDRDEIGQLATTFNDMLDRLDDASSTKRQFMNDVGHELRTPVTIALSQLETLSDDPAARSRTVAVVTDELHRMHRMAEELLMLAKARRPDALRPEDLSLSELIEEVYVKAAALAERRWLLDFVEDPHRDTLHADRQLLTQAMIQLAQNAAQHTAEHARIWIGGRAEADAVELWVKDTGHGIPLADQRRIFERFTRAEESRGRTGAGLGLAIVKAIAEAHHGRIEVDSAPGQGATFTLRIPRADPADPKTKKSPKNPRQTP, encoded by the coding sequence ATGACTGACCTCGCACCGGCGAAGCGGTCCGCCGGCATATTCGGGCACCACCCGCTCCGGTCGATCCGCGCCCGTCTGCTCGGGCGGATGCTGATGCTCGTCGGGCTGACCCTGGCGAGCATCACCGGCGCGGAATCGTTCATCCTCACCGCTCGCCTCAATGAACGCGTCGATCGCGAACTCGCCCACGACGTCGACGCGTTCCGCTCCTTCGCGACCGAGAGCGCGGGCGGTGCGGGGCCGGTCCCCGGCGGAGTGCGTGCACTGTTCCTGTCCTACCTCCAGGGCCACATACCGGAGCACGGCCAGACGCTGATCACCCTGGTCGACGGCAGACCGTTCCGCCGCTCCGCCGAGGAGCCGCCGGCCCGCCTGGACATCGACCGAGCGCTGATGGCCCGGGCCGCCGCGGTCCGCACCCCCTCCTACGCGGACGCGCACAGCGCGGCGGGATCCGTCAGATACGTGGCCGTACCCGTCGCGGTGGCGGACGACCCCGCGCGAGGTGTGCTCGTCATCGCGACCTTCACCCAGCAGGAACGCGGGCACATCAACGAGTCGATCCGCACCCAGATCTACCTCGGACTCGGCGCCGTGCTGCTCTCCGCGTGTGTCGGCTGGATCTTCTCCACCCGCATCGTCGCACCACTGCGCATCCTGCGGGACACGGCCCGCTCCATCCACGAATCGGACATCACCCGCCGCATCCCCGTCCAGGACCGGGACGAGATCGGGCAGTTGGCGACCACCTTCAACGACATGCTCGACCGGCTCGACGACGCCTCCAGCACCAAACGGCAGTTCATGAACGACGTGGGCCACGAACTGCGCACCCCCGTCACCATCGCGCTCAGCCAGTTGGAGACGCTCTCCGACGACCCCGCCGCCCGCTCCCGGACGGTCGCGGTCGTCACCGACGAACTGCACCGCATGCACCGTATGGCGGAAGAGCTCCTCATGCTGGCCAAGGCACGCCGCCCGGACGCCCTGCGCCCCGAGGACCTCAGCCTCTCCGAACTGATCGAGGAGGTGTACGTGAAGGCAGCCGCGCTGGCCGAGCGCCGCTGGCTCCTCGACTTCGTGGAGGACCCGCACCGCGACACCCTCCACGCCGACCGCCAGCTCCTCACCCAGGCCATGATCCAACTGGCCCAGAACGCCGCCCAGCACACTGCCGAGCACGCCCGGATCTGGATCGGCGGACGGGCCGAGGCCGACGCGGTCGAACTGTGGGTCAAGGACACCGGCCATGGCATCCCACTCGCCGATCAGCGGCGCATCTTCGAGCGATTCACGCGGGCCGAGGAAAGCCGGGGCAGGACCGGGGCGGGACTCGGGCTCGCCATCGTCAAGGCCATAGCCGAGGCGCACCACGGACGGATCGAGGTGGACAGCGCTCCCGGCCAGGGAGCGACATTCACTCTGCGCATCCCGCGAGCGGACCCCGCGGACCCCAAGACCAAGAAGAGCCCGAAGAACCCGAGACAGACGCCATGA
- a CDS encoding response regulator transcription factor, with the protein MNQYRQNRRHLLIAEDEAHIASYLSERFGANGFPTTVVTDGESARRAAMSGRYDLMVLDIGLPGENGFTVISRLRAASSALPVIILTARDTVADTVTGLEGGADDYMTKPFSFAEFLARVRLRLRLRETDSSVLRRAGIALESRTHQAYVDGRIIQLSAREAALLEHLMRNVGSVLSREDLLSDVWGYEASEGSNVVDVYVRYLRRKLGASRITTVRGRGYRLESPGG; encoded by the coding sequence ATGAACCAGTACAGGCAGAACCGCCGCCACCTCCTCATCGCCGAGGACGAGGCACACATAGCCTCCTACCTGTCAGAGCGCTTTGGCGCCAACGGCTTTCCCACCACCGTCGTCACCGACGGGGAGTCGGCCCGGCGCGCGGCCATGTCGGGCCGGTACGACCTGATGGTCCTGGACATCGGACTGCCCGGCGAGAACGGCTTCACCGTCATCTCCCGCCTCCGCGCCGCGTCCAGCGCGCTCCCGGTCATCATCCTCACGGCCCGGGACACCGTCGCCGACACGGTGACCGGCCTGGAGGGCGGTGCCGACGACTACATGACCAAGCCCTTCAGCTTCGCCGAATTCCTCGCCCGGGTCCGCCTCCGTCTCCGTCTGCGCGAGACCGACAGCTCCGTACTGCGCCGGGCCGGCATCGCCCTGGAGAGCCGAACCCACCAGGCCTACGTCGACGGCCGGATCATCCAGCTCAGCGCAAGAGAGGCTGCGCTCCTGGAACACCTCATGCGTAACGTCGGAAGCGTCCTCAGCCGGGAGGATCTGCTCTCCGATGTCTGGGGGTACGAGGCGTCGGAGGGCTCCAACGTCGTCGACGTCTACGTCCGTTACCTCCGCCGCAAGCTGGGGGCCTCGAGGATCACCACGGTGCGAGGGCGGGGGTATCGGCTGGAGTCACCGGGTGGGTGA
- a CDS encoding fumarate hydratase, which produces MPSSSPPPNPAFAYTDLLPMGEDTTPYRLVTAEGVSTFEADGRTFLKVEPEALRKLAEEAIHDIQHYLRPAHLAQLRRIIDDPEASGNDKFVALDLLKNANIAAAGVLPMCQDTGTAIVMGKRGQNVLTEGGDEEALSRGIYDAYLNLNLRYSQMAPLTMWEEKNTGSNLPAQIELYATDGGAYKFLFMAKGGGSANKSFLYQETKAVLNEASMMKFLEEKIRSLGTAACPPYHLAIVVGGTSAEYALKTAKYASAHYLDEIPAEGSPLGHGFRDEELEEKVFELTQKIGIGAQFGGKYFCHDVRVVRLPRHGASCPVAIAVSCSADRQAVAKITAEGVFLEQLETDPARFLPETTDEHLDEAGDVVKIDLNQPMDDILAELTKYPVKTRLSLTGPLVVARDIAHAKIKERLDAGEEMPQYLKDHPVYYAGPAKTPEGYASGSFGPTTAGRMDSYVEQFQAAGGSKVMLAKGNRSKQVTDACASHGGFYLGSIGGPAARLAQDCIKKVEVVEYEELGMEAVWKIEVEDFPAFIVVDDKGSDFFQDPAPAPTFTSIPVRGPGLT; this is translated from the coding sequence ATGCCGAGTAGTTCCCCCCCACCCAACCCTGCGTTCGCGTACACCGATCTGCTCCCCATGGGAGAGGACACCACCCCCTACCGGCTGGTGACCGCCGAGGGTGTCTCCACCTTCGAGGCCGACGGGCGGACGTTCCTCAAGGTGGAGCCGGAGGCGCTGCGCAAGCTGGCCGAGGAGGCCATCCACGACATCCAGCACTACCTGCGCCCGGCCCACCTGGCGCAGCTGCGCCGCATCATCGACGACCCCGAGGCGTCGGGCAACGACAAGTTCGTGGCGCTGGACCTCCTGAAGAACGCGAACATCGCGGCGGCGGGCGTGCTGCCGATGTGCCAGGACACCGGCACGGCCATCGTCATGGGCAAGCGCGGGCAGAACGTGCTGACCGAGGGCGGCGACGAGGAAGCGCTGAGCCGCGGCATCTACGACGCCTACCTGAACCTGAACCTGCGCTACTCGCAGATGGCTCCGCTCACCATGTGGGAGGAGAAGAACACCGGCTCCAACCTCCCCGCCCAGATCGAGCTGTACGCCACCGACGGCGGCGCCTACAAGTTCCTGTTCATGGCGAAGGGCGGCGGCTCCGCCAACAAGTCCTTCCTCTACCAGGAGACCAAGGCGGTCCTGAACGAGGCCTCCATGATGAAGTTCCTGGAGGAGAAGATCCGTTCGCTGGGCACGGCCGCCTGTCCGCCGTACCACCTGGCGATCGTCGTCGGCGGTACGTCCGCCGAGTACGCGCTGAAGACCGCCAAGTACGCCTCCGCGCACTACCTGGACGAGATCCCGGCCGAGGGCTCGCCGCTCGGCCACGGCTTCCGGGACGAGGAGCTGGAGGAGAAGGTCTTCGAGCTGACGCAGAAGATCGGGATCGGGGCGCAGTTCGGCGGCAAGTACTTCTGCCACGACGTGCGCGTGGTCCGGCTTCCCCGCCACGGCGCGTCCTGCCCGGTCGCCATCGCGGTGTCCTGCTCCGCCGACCGCCAGGCCGTCGCGAAGATCACGGCCGAGGGCGTCTTCCTGGAGCAGCTGGAGACGGACCCGGCGCGGTTCCTGCCGGAGACGACGGACGAGCACCTGGACGAGGCCGGGGACGTCGTGAAGATCGACCTGAACCAGCCGATGGACGACATCCTCGCCGAGCTGACCAAGTACCCGGTCAAGACCCGCCTCTCGCTGACCGGCCCGCTGGTAGTGGCCCGCGACATCGCGCACGCCAAGATCAAGGAGCGGCTGGACGCGGGCGAGGAGATGCCGCAGTACCTGAAGGACCACCCGGTGTACTACGCGGGCCCGGCGAAGACGCCCGAGGGCTACGCGTCCGGATCCTTCGGCCCGACCACCGCCGGCCGCATGGACTCCTACGTCGAGCAGTTCCAGGCGGCGGGCGGCTCCAAGGTGATGCTGGCCAAGGGCAACCGCAGCAAGCAGGTCACGGACGCGTGCGCGTCGCACGGCGGCTTCTACCTGGGCTCCATCGGCGGCCCGGCCGCGCGCCTCGCCCAGGACTGCATCAAGAAGGTCGAGGTCGTCGAGTACGAGGAGCTCGGTATGGAGGCCGTGTGGAAGATCGAGGTCGAGGACTTCCCGGCGTTCATCGTGGTCGACGACAAGGGCAGCGACTTCTTCCAGGATCCTGCGCCCGCGCCGACGTTCACGAGCATTCCGGTACGGGGGCCTGGCCTGACCTGA